From a single Candidatus Methylomirabilota bacterium genomic region:
- a CDS encoding 2Fe-2S iron-sulfur cluster-binding protein, with product SATGDHPVQRAWVEVDVPQCGFCQPGQIMSAAALLASKPSPTDADIDTAMAGNICRCGTYQRIRAAIHRAAALRKGGQR from the coding sequence TCGGCCACGGGCGACCATCCCGTGCAGCGGGCCTGGGTCGAGGTGGACGTCCCCCAGTGCGGCTTCTGCCAGCCAGGCCAGATCATGTCGGCAGCGGCGCTGTTGGCCTCGAAGCCCTCCCCCACCGACGCGGACATCGACACCGCCATGGCCGGCAACATCTGCCGCTGCGGCACCTACCAGCGGATCCGCGCCGCGATCCACCGCGCGGCGGCGCTCCGGAAGGGAGGCCAGCGATGA